Proteins encoded by one window of Salvia splendens isolate huo1 chromosome 14, SspV2, whole genome shotgun sequence:
- the LOC121765862 gene encoding TLC domain-containing protein 4-B-like — MKTQLMDMAVHAVPIKKLQWLSSVFCGIFMCKIVYDLTGAISASFFKGYSKLSNKEKLEWNNRGFSTFHSIVVAAGSLYLLLISDLFVDSEDVLFVNKSSTLSETIMGVSIGYFLSDLAMIIYNYPALGGIEYILHHGLSMFSIVQSLLSGQAQFYIFIVLFTEITTPFVNLRWHLDVAGLKNSKLYIYNGVALFIGWLVARIILFVFLFFHMFVHFDQVKKVYWLGFYSLIAIPPVLSLMNLFWFWKIARGMIKTLRKSKQT; from the exons ATGAAAACTCAACTGATGGATATGGCGGTTCATGCTGTTCCAATCAAGAAACTGCAGTGGCTCTCGTCTGTTTTTTGTGGGATTTTTATGTGCAAGATT GTATATGACTTAACAGGAGCAATAAGTGCTTCATTTTTCAAGGGATACAGCAAGCTTAGCAACAAAGAAAAGCTCGAATGGAACAATAG GGGGTTCTCCACTTTCCACTCCATTGTCGTAGCTGCTGGTTCTCTGTATCTGCTTCTGATTTCAGATCTCTTTGTCGATAGTGAAGATGTGTTGTTTGTCAACAAGTCCTCGACTCTGTCAGAAACCATAATGGGG GTATCAATTGGCTACTTTCTGTCTGACCTGGCAatgattatttataattatccAGCTTTAGGTGGAATTGAGTAT ATCCTACATCATGGGCTATCCATGTTTTCCATCGTTCAGTCCCTCTTGAGTGGTCAAGCACAATTTTACATATTCATTGTCCTGTTTACAGAAATCACTACCCCGTTTGTTAATTTAAGATG GCATCTTGATGTTGCTGGACTGAAGAATTCAAAACTCTACATTTACAATGGTGTGGCGTTGTTCATTGGGTGGTTG GTTGCAAGGATCATTTTGTTTGTGTTCCTATTCTTCCACATGTTTGTCCATTTTGATCAG GTGAAGAAAGTCTACTGGCTGGGGTTCTACAGCTTGATTGCAATACCTCCAGTGCTGTCCCTGATGAACTTGTTCTGGTTCTGGAAAATTGCGAGAGGTATGATAAAAACCTTGAGAAAGTCGAAACAGACCTAA
- the LOC121766096 gene encoding sister chromatid cohesion protein SCC4-like isoform X2: MEAVAEGLWSLAEQHEQRREIREAVKCLEAICQSPVSFLPIVEIKTRLRLAALLLKHSHNVNHAKSHLERSQLLLKSIPSCFELKCRAYSLLSQCYHLVGAIPSQKQMLNKGLELAAVSGEGFAGKLWSCNFNSQLANALIIEGDYHGSVSALQQGLAIAAEMFYPELQMFFATSILHVHVIQWDSTSLVEESVNGCNLIWESIEPDKKQQCLGLLFYHELLQLFYLLRICDYKTAAQHIDKLDAVMKSDLQRMQHIRDLTNELEALNQTLSRPDLNYKDRSALSEKQTNLEEQLSNYRGETSTGKETLEPAYFGNVKRAWTEKLELAPPPIDGEWLPRSAVYALVDLMVVVFSRPKGLFKDCQKRIESGIQIIEEVVLQHSAIWMAGVYLMLLMQFLENKVAIELTRSEFVEAQEALVQMRSWFIRFPTILQACESIMEILRGQYAHSAGCYDDAAFHFLEASKLTQSKSLQAMSHIYAAVSFICIGDAESSSKAVALIGPVFDVIDSFIGVREKTTALYTYGFLLVRQQNFQEARIRLASGLQITHTYLGNLQLVSQYLTVLGNLALALHDTGQAREILRSALTLAKKLNDVPTQNWVLSNMTALYQQTGERGSEMENTAYQSRKAEDLQQRLNAARSKGHHDELIARVKLQVHQLSEHEMKRAMAGPSNTIDLDIPESIGLAAPSPMPSSARLMDVDIGRLGKRRL; the protein is encoded by the exons ATGGAAGCGGTGGCGGAAGGACTGTGGTCGCTGGCGGAGCAGCACGAGCAGCGGCGGGAGATACGAGAGGCAGTCAAATGCCTCGAAGCAATTTGCCAAAGCCCGGTGTCGTTTCTCCCAATCGTCGAAATCAAAACGCGCCTCCGCCTCGCCGCTCTTCTTCTCAAGCATTCGCACAACGTTAACCACGCGAAATCTCACCTTGAGCGCTCC CAACTTCTGTTGAAGTCAATTCCTTCTTGCTTTGAGCTGAAGTGCAGAGCTTATAGTTTGTTGAGCCAATGCTACCATCTTGTAGGAGCAATTCCTTCACAAAAACAAATGCTTAACAAGGGTTTAGAACTTGCGGCCGTTTCTGGAGAGGG GTTTGCAGGGAAGTTATGGTCTTGCAACTTCAACTCTCAGCTTGCAAATGCCCTGATAATTGAGGGAGATTACCATGGGTCGGTTTCGGCTTTGCAACAAGGCCTTGCAATTGCAGCAGAGATGTTTTATCCAGAATTGCAG ATGTTTTTTGCTACTTCGATATTGCATGTGCATGTGATTCAGTGGGACAGTACAAGTCTGGTAGAAGAGTCTGTGAATGGATGCAATCTTATATGGGAATCTATTGAGCCTGATAAA AAACAACAATGCCTCGGTTTACTGTTTTACCATGAGCTGCTGCAATTGTTTTATCTGCTACGGATATGTGACTACAAGACTGCTGCTCAACATATTGATAAGTTGGATGCTGTTATGAAGTCTGACTTGCAAAGGATGCAACACATCCGTGACCTCACCAATGAACTTGAGGCGTTAAATCAAACTCTGTCACGCCCTGACTTGAACTACAAAGACAGGTCTGCTCTTTCTGAAAAACAAACTAATCTTGAGGAACAACTTAGTAATTACAGAGGAGAGACTTCAACTGGGAAAGAAACATTGGAACCTGCATATTTTGGAAATGTGAAGCGAGCATGGACTGAAAAGCTGGAGCTGGCTCCGCCTCCTATCGATGGGGAATGGTTGCCAAGAAGTGCAGTATATGCATTGGTTGATCTTATGGTGGTTGTTTTCAGCCGGCCAAAAGGGCTTTTTAAGGACTGTCAGAAGAGGATTGAATCTGGGATACAAATCATAGAAG AAGTCGTGTTGCAACACTCTGCAATTTGGATGGCCGGTGTCTATCTCATGCTTCTAATGCAGTTCCTCGAGAACAAAGTAGCAATTGAGCTTACACGAAGTGAATTTGTAGAAGCACAAGAG GCTCTGGTGCAGATGAGAAGTTGGTTCATAAGATTTCCAACTATCCTACAGGCTTGTGAGAGTATCATGGAGATTCTAAGGGGCCAGTATGCTCATTCAGCTGGCTGTTATGATGACGCTGCTTTTCATTTTCTTGAAGCATCAAAG TTGACTCAGAGCAAATCACTGCAAGCCATGAGCCACATTTATGCAGCGGTCTCCTTTATTTGTATTGGGGATGCTGAATCTTCATCAAAG GCTGTTGCTTTGATCGGACCTGTTTTTGATGTGATAGATTCTTTTATAGGGGTGCGAGAAAAAACCACTGCACTGTACACTTATGGATTTCTACTCGTGAGGCAACAAAATTTTCAAGAAGCCAG AATCCGACTAGCCTCTGGCTTGCAGATCACCCATACTTATTTGGGGAATCTTCAACTCGTTTCGCAGTATTTAACAGTGCTAGGGAACTTGGCACTGGCTCTACATGACACTGGACAAGCTAGAGAAATCTTAAGATCTGCTCTAACTTTGGCAAAGAAGCTGAATGACGTTCCAACACAGAACTGGGTGCTGTCAAATATGACAG CTTTATACCAGCAAACAGGAGAGAGGGGAAGCGAAATGGAGAACACTGCGTACCAGAGTAGGAAAGCAGAAGACTTGCAGCAAAGACTCAATGCTGCGCGTTCAAAAGGTCATCACGACGAACTG ATCGCCCGAGTGAAACTTCAAGTTCATCAATTGAGCGAACACGAGATGAAGCGGGCGATGGCTGGCCCTTCCAACACTATCGACCTCGACATCCCGGAATCCATCGGCCTTGCGGCTCCGTCGCCAATGCCGTCTTCAGCTAGGCTGATGGATGTGGACATTGGGAGGCTTGGCAAGAGAAGATTATAG
- the LOC121764920 gene encoding reticulon-like protein B5, whose protein sequence is MDQEFEESSEQKLNNEDEQQGLGLAQNQEDQSQGQDQGRALAQGLEDHSQEQGEGQGKGRLFGRETPVHSALGGGASADVILWRNKQMSASLLASSTVIWLLFEWIGYHLIPFICHFLILALATLFLWSNLSFYVHKSPLNLPVIELPQDFCTAVALLLCDRCNQAITMLWQVTSGKDLKNFLTAIFALWVVSIVGSWFDFLTIIYIINVLILTMPPLYEKHEDQVDSYALKAKARLQRQYSKLDENVLQKLPKVPFISDNKQQ, encoded by the exons ATGGATCAAGAATTTGAGGAATCATCAGAGCAGAAGCTTAACAATGAAGATGAACAACAAGGCCTAGGCCTAGCCCAAAACCAAGAAGACCAAAGCCAAGGGCAAGACCAAGGCCGGGCTCTAGCGCAAGGGCTCGAAGATCACAGCCAAGagcaaggggaagggcaaggCAAAGGGCGTCTCTTTGGTCGAGAGACACCCGTGCACAGCGCTCTCGGGGGTGGAGCAT CCGCGGACGTCATTCTATGGCGGAACAAGCAGATGTCTGCATCGCTGCTAGCAAGCTCGACCGTCATATGGCTCCTCTTCGAATGGATAGGCTACCATCTCATCCCTTTCATATGCCACTTCCTCATTCTCGCTTTGGCCACCCTCTTCTTGTGGTCCAACCTATCCTTCTACGTTCACAA GTCGCCTCTCAACTTGCCAGTCATCGAGTTGCCACAGGATTTTTGCACGGCCGTTGCTCTCCTACTATGCGACCGATGCAACCAAGCTATCACCATGCTATGGCAAGTCACTTCAGGGAAGGACTTGAAGAATTTTCTAACT GCGATTTTCGCCCTATGGGTCGTCTCCATTGTCGGGAGCTGGTTCGACTTCCTGACTATCATCTACATCA TTAATGTGTTGATTCTGACGATGCCCCCGTTGTACGAGAAACACGAGGATCAAGTGGACTCGTACGCTCTAAAGGCGAAAGCCAGGCTGCAGAGACAATACAGTAAACTGGATGAAAATGTTCTTCAAAAGCTACCAAAAGTTCCATTCATCTCAGACAATAAGCAGCAATGa
- the LOC121763329 gene encoding calcium uniporter protein 5, mitochondrial-like has protein sequence MWRNPAANLLRRALRSPVSSHAARLSSSVPSFRRYSAGAGEGEGDGGGNAMTYVEAKRLMRLVNVGALKEKLGMEDKEVIPYAELLEACESIGVAKSASEAAEFARVLDEAGVVLLFRDRVYLHPDKVVDLVRKAVPLSLMPEDDPSKVKLLELQEKKEQIDMLAHKQVRRILWTGLGLAVCQVGLFFRLTFWEFSWDVMEPIAFFTTTAGIVIGYAYFLITSRDPSYQDLLKRLFLSRQRKLIKRHNFDIQRLLELQKKCRVPHDTCSSIKKRTGVELEPEDLLHNR, from the exons atgtGGAGAAATCCAGCTGCCAATTTGTTGAGGCGTGCGCTGAGATCCCCGGTTTCGTCTCACGCCGCTCGATTATCGTCATCGGTGCCGTCATTCCGCCGATAcagcgccggcgccggcgagggAGAGGGGGATGGGGGTGGGAATGCGATGACGTATGTGGAGGCGAAGAGGTTGATGAGGCTGGTGAATGTGGGGGCGCTGAAGGAGAAGCTAGGGATGGAGGACAAGGAGGTGATTCCCTACGCCGAGCTTCTCGAAGCGTGCGAGAGCATCGGCGTCGCGAAGTCGGCGTCGGAGGCAGCGGAGTTTGCTCGAGTGCTGGATGAGGCCGGGGTTGTATTGCTGTTCCGCGACAGAGTGTATCTCCATCCCGATAAG GTGGTAGATTTGGTTAGGAAGGCAGTGCCCCTTTCACTTATGCCGGAAGACGACCCTAGCAAAGTCAAGCTCCTGGAGCTGCAGGAGAAGAAGGAACAAATTGATATGCTGGCACACAAGCAAGTCCGTCGTATATTGTGGACTGGATTGGGGCTTGCTGTGTGCCAGGTTGGGCTCTTCTTTCGTCTCACATTCTGGGAATTTTCTTGGGACGTCATGGAGCCAATTGCCTTCTTTACAACCACAGCGGGGATAGTCATAGGCTACGCCTATTTCCTGATCACTTCAAGAGATCCGTCATACCAAGATCTGCTGAAGAGGCTCTTCCTCTCCAGGCAGAGGAAGCTCATCAAGAGGCACAATTTTGATATCCAGAGGCTGTTGGAGTTGCAGAAGAAATGCAGGGTGCCTCATGATACATGTTCATCCATCAAGAAACGGACTGGGGTGGAATTGGAACCGGAGGACCTTCTTCACAATCGTTGA
- the LOC121765491 gene encoding probable LRR receptor-like serine/threonine-protein kinase At1g06840, producing MAIFGVAWLSSWNVRLILVMCLCWYLLLLGAHSQRTDPNEVNSLRAIKKSLNDPFKHLDRWNRGDPCLSNWTGIICHNVTFADGHFHVSEVSVMGRNLTGTLSPELGRLSYLKILDFMWNNITGTIPKEIGNITTLELLLVNGNQLTGSLPEELGNLVNLDRIQIDQNFISGPIPPSLANLDKAKHFHMNNNSLSGQIPSALARLPNLVHLLLDNNNLSGPLPLELSEMPNLLILQLDNNNFNGSEIPSSYGNIPTLLKLSLRNCSLRGTLPDWSNSTNIAYIDLSLNQLTGPIPTGALSRNITTIDLSRNGLTGSIPGSFSGLPLLQKLSVANNSLNGSIPSGIWQNRTMNATEKVLLDFGFNSFSNIGGTLPSHANITIGLEGNPVCLSNNLLVKECGPHDEDFNNISNTTTFYGCTPQGCPDGYEYAPPTPTARCICMAPVFVGYRLKSPGFSDFLPYVNTFKEYLSTGLEMNLSQLEIQSAEWQDGPRIKMDLKVFPSNVTSKKFNRSEVLWIREMFSGWRIPDNQVFGPYEFLSFTLSSSYDEDIFGSGSSGLSKGALAGVILGTIAGSVTLSAIVSILILRRHTKKHHKSSRRRPSTRISIRIDGVKDFTYRELALATNDFDESTVVGSGGYGKVHRGVLANGTIVAIKRAQEGSLQGEKEFLTEIELLSRLHHRNLVSLIGYCDEEGEQMLVYEFMPNGTLRDHLSTKAKMPLTFARRVKIALGSARGILYLHTEANPPIFHRDIKATNILLDSTFTAKVADFGLSRLAPLPELEGGVPSHVSTVVKGTPGYLDPEYFLTHKLTDKSDVYSLGVVFLEMLTGMHPISHGKNIVREVNIAHRSGMIFSIIDEQMGSYPSECIEKFINLALKCCQEETDSRPSMAEVHRELENIWFLMPESDTNISESLTSDSGKLATTPTSSSSTRNPYLSQDVSGSDLISGVVPTIAPR from the exons ATGGCAATTTTTGGGGTGGCCTGGCTGAGTTCTTGGAATGTTAGGTTGATTTTGGTTATGTGTTTATGCTGGTATTTGTTGCTTCTTGGTGCTCATAGCCAACGCACTGATCCAAATGAAG TCAATTCATTGCGAGCTATCAAGAAGAGTTTGAATGATCCATTCAAACATCTTGACCGGTGGAACAGGGGGGATCCATGCCTCTCGAATTGGACAGGGATTATTTGCCATAATGTAACCTTTGCTGATGGTCACTTTCATGTTAGCGAAGT GTCGGTTATGGGTAGGAACCTGACAGGAACTCTATCTCCGGAGCTTGGTCGTTTATCTTATTTGAAGATATT GGATTTCATGTGGAACAATATTACTGGGACTATACCAAAGGAAATTGGCAATATTACGACGCTAGAATTGTT GCTTGTAAATGGAAATCAACTCACCGGTTCCTTGCCGGAGGAGCTTGGCAATCTCGTGAACCTGGACAGGATACAAATCGACCAGAACTTCATATCAGGGCCGATACCCCCGTCACTTGCAAACTTGGACAAAGCAAAGCACTT CCACATGAATAATAATTCACTCAGCGGCCAGATACCATCAGCGCTTGCTCGACTTCCTAATCTCGTTCATCT GTTGCTTGACAATAACAACTTATCCGGACCTCTTCCACTGGAACTATCTGAAATGCCAAATCTACTTATACT CCAGCTCGATAACAACAATTTTAATGGGAGCGAAATTCCATCTTCGTATGGGAACATACCTACGCTCTTGAAGCT GAGTCTCAGGAACTGCAGTTTACGAGGAACACTTCCTGATTGGAGcaattctacgaacattgctTACAT AGATTTGAGCCTGAACCAGCTTACCGGGCCCATACCAACGGGTGCACTCTCAAGAAATATCACAACTAT TGATCTGTCGAGAAATGGCCTGACTGGATCTATTCCTGGTAGCTTCTCCGGGCTCCCACTTTTGCAAAAACT GTCAGTCGCGAACAATTCATTGAATGGTTCTATACCATCAGGCATATGGCAAAACAGAACTATGAATGCAACTGAGAAAGTTCTTCT GGATTTCGGGTTCAATTCGTTCTCGAACATTGGTGGTACCCTTCCTTCCCATGCCAATATCACCATTGG GCTTGAAGGAAACCCAGTGTGCTTAAGTAATAATCTATTAGTCAAAGAGTGTGGGCCTCACGATGAAGATTTTAACAATATCTCAAATACCACAACTTTCTACGGCTGCACTCCTCAAGGATGCCCAGATGGTTATGAGTATGCCCCTCCAACTCCAACTGCGCGATGCATTTGCATGGCTCCCGTGTTTGTTGGATATCGGTTGAAGAGTCCTGGATTCTCTGATTTTCTTCCGTATGTGAATACTTTCAAGGAGTACCTCAGCACTGGTCTTGAAATGAATCTCTCACAACTTGAGATTCAGTCAGCGGAGTGGCAAGACGGGCCTCGTATCAAAATGGACCTCAAGGTATTCCCATCCAATGTTACTAGCAAGAAGTTCAATCGGAGCGAGGTTTTATGGATTCGTGAAATGTTTAGCGGATGGAGAATACCCGATAATCAAGTGTTCGGACCTTATGAATTTCTCAGTTTCACACTCTCGTCATCTTATGATGAAG ACATCTTCGGCAGTGGGTCGTCTGGTTTAAGCAAGGGAGCTCTGGCTGGCGTAATATTGGGAACGATTGCCGGATCAGTCACACTGTCTGCTATTGTTTCGATCCTTATCTTGAGACGGCACACCAAAAAACATCATAAATCCTCGAGACGACGTCCAT CAACGAGGATCTCCATCCGGATCGATGGTGTCAAGGATTTCACTTACCGTGAGCTGGCGCTGGCAACCAACGATTTTGATGAGTCTACCGTGGTTGGCTCAGGAGGCTACGGGAAAGTCCACAGAGGCGTTCTAGCCAATGGGACCATTGTGGCCATAAAACGCGCCCAAGAGGGATCGTTGCAGGGAGAGAAGGAGTTTCTCACAGAGATAGAACTGTTATCGAGGTTGCACCATAGGAACTTGGTGTCCTTGATTGGTTACTGTGATGAAGAAGGCGAACAG ATGCTGGTTTACGAGTTCATGCCTAATGGTACCCTTAGGGATCACCTATCAA CCAAGGCGAAAATGCCACTGACTTTTGCAAGGAGGGTGAAAATTGCATTGGGATCTGCGAGAGGCATCCTTTACCTTCACACAGAGGCGAATCCGCCTATATTTCATCGCGATATCAAGGCCACAAACATATTACTCGACTCCACATTTACTGCAAAGGTTGCTGACTTCGGACTATCGCGTCTAGCTCCACTTCCTGAGCTCGAAGGAGGCGTTCCCTCTCATGTATCGACAGTGGTCAAAGGGACACCG GGATACCTCGACCCCGAGTACTTCTTGACGCATAAGCTTACGGACAAGAGCGACGTTTATAGCCTTGGAGTCGTGTTTCTAGAGATGCTGACCGGGATGCACCCGATCTCACACGGAAAAAACATCGTCCGTGAG GTGAACATTGCACATCGATCGGGGATGATTTTTTCCATCATCGACGAGCAGATGGGATCGTACCCTTCGGAGTGCATCGAGAAGTTCATAAATCTGGCTCTGAAATGCTGCCAAGAAGAGACGGATTCGCGGCCTTCGATGGCTGAAGTGCATAGGGAGCTCGAAAACATATGGTTCTTGATGCCGGAGTCAGACACAAACATCTCGGAATCGTTGACCAGCGACTCGGGAAAACTGGCAACGACCCCGACCTCGTCGTCGTCGACGAGGAACCCTTACCTTTCCCAAGATGTCTCAGGCAGTGACCTTATCAGCGGAGTCGTGCCAACCATTGCACCGAGATGA
- the LOC121766096 gene encoding sister chromatid cohesion protein SCC4-like isoform X1 produces the protein MEAVAEGLWSLAEQHEQRREIREAVKCLEAICQSPVSFLPIVEIKTRLRLAALLLKHSHNVNHAKSHLERSQLLLKSIPSCFELKCRAYSLLSQCYHLVGAIPSQKQMLNKGLELAAVSGEGFAGKLWSCNFNSQLANALIIEGDYHGSVSALQQGLAIAAEMFYPELQMFFATSILHVHVIQWDSTSLVEESVNGCNLIWESIEPDKKQQCLGLLFYHELLQLFYLLRICDYKTAAQHIDKLDAVMKSDLQRMQHIRDLTNELEALNQTLSRPDLNYKDRSALSEKQTNLEEQLSNYRGETSTGKETLEPAYFGNVKRAWTEKLELAPPPIDGEWLPRSAVYALVDLMVVVFSRPKGLFKDCQKRIESGIQIIEEELVELGITEGVTEVVLQHSAIWMAGVYLMLLMQFLENKVAIELTRSEFVEAQEALVQMRSWFIRFPTILQACESIMEILRGQYAHSAGCYDDAAFHFLEASKLTQSKSLQAMSHIYAAVSFICIGDAESSSKAVALIGPVFDVIDSFIGVREKTTALYTYGFLLVRQQNFQEARIRLASGLQITHTYLGNLQLVSQYLTVLGNLALALHDTGQAREILRSALTLAKKLNDVPTQNWVLSNMTALYQQTGERGSEMENTAYQSRKAEDLQQRLNAARSKGHHDELIARVKLQVHQLSEHEMKRAMAGPSNTIDLDIPESIGLAAPSPMPSSARLMDVDIGRLGKRRL, from the exons ATGGAAGCGGTGGCGGAAGGACTGTGGTCGCTGGCGGAGCAGCACGAGCAGCGGCGGGAGATACGAGAGGCAGTCAAATGCCTCGAAGCAATTTGCCAAAGCCCGGTGTCGTTTCTCCCAATCGTCGAAATCAAAACGCGCCTCCGCCTCGCCGCTCTTCTTCTCAAGCATTCGCACAACGTTAACCACGCGAAATCTCACCTTGAGCGCTCC CAACTTCTGTTGAAGTCAATTCCTTCTTGCTTTGAGCTGAAGTGCAGAGCTTATAGTTTGTTGAGCCAATGCTACCATCTTGTAGGAGCAATTCCTTCACAAAAACAAATGCTTAACAAGGGTTTAGAACTTGCGGCCGTTTCTGGAGAGGG GTTTGCAGGGAAGTTATGGTCTTGCAACTTCAACTCTCAGCTTGCAAATGCCCTGATAATTGAGGGAGATTACCATGGGTCGGTTTCGGCTTTGCAACAAGGCCTTGCAATTGCAGCAGAGATGTTTTATCCAGAATTGCAG ATGTTTTTTGCTACTTCGATATTGCATGTGCATGTGATTCAGTGGGACAGTACAAGTCTGGTAGAAGAGTCTGTGAATGGATGCAATCTTATATGGGAATCTATTGAGCCTGATAAA AAACAACAATGCCTCGGTTTACTGTTTTACCATGAGCTGCTGCAATTGTTTTATCTGCTACGGATATGTGACTACAAGACTGCTGCTCAACATATTGATAAGTTGGATGCTGTTATGAAGTCTGACTTGCAAAGGATGCAACACATCCGTGACCTCACCAATGAACTTGAGGCGTTAAATCAAACTCTGTCACGCCCTGACTTGAACTACAAAGACAGGTCTGCTCTTTCTGAAAAACAAACTAATCTTGAGGAACAACTTAGTAATTACAGAGGAGAGACTTCAACTGGGAAAGAAACATTGGAACCTGCATATTTTGGAAATGTGAAGCGAGCATGGACTGAAAAGCTGGAGCTGGCTCCGCCTCCTATCGATGGGGAATGGTTGCCAAGAAGTGCAGTATATGCATTGGTTGATCTTATGGTGGTTGTTTTCAGCCGGCCAAAAGGGCTTTTTAAGGACTGTCAGAAGAGGATTGAATCTGGGATACAAATCATAGAAG AGGAGCTGGTGGAGTTAGGTATTACTGAGGGGGTTACAG AAGTCGTGTTGCAACACTCTGCAATTTGGATGGCCGGTGTCTATCTCATGCTTCTAATGCAGTTCCTCGAGAACAAAGTAGCAATTGAGCTTACACGAAGTGAATTTGTAGAAGCACAAGAG GCTCTGGTGCAGATGAGAAGTTGGTTCATAAGATTTCCAACTATCCTACAGGCTTGTGAGAGTATCATGGAGATTCTAAGGGGCCAGTATGCTCATTCAGCTGGCTGTTATGATGACGCTGCTTTTCATTTTCTTGAAGCATCAAAG TTGACTCAGAGCAAATCACTGCAAGCCATGAGCCACATTTATGCAGCGGTCTCCTTTATTTGTATTGGGGATGCTGAATCTTCATCAAAG GCTGTTGCTTTGATCGGACCTGTTTTTGATGTGATAGATTCTTTTATAGGGGTGCGAGAAAAAACCACTGCACTGTACACTTATGGATTTCTACTCGTGAGGCAACAAAATTTTCAAGAAGCCAG AATCCGACTAGCCTCTGGCTTGCAGATCACCCATACTTATTTGGGGAATCTTCAACTCGTTTCGCAGTATTTAACAGTGCTAGGGAACTTGGCACTGGCTCTACATGACACTGGACAAGCTAGAGAAATCTTAAGATCTGCTCTAACTTTGGCAAAGAAGCTGAATGACGTTCCAACACAGAACTGGGTGCTGTCAAATATGACAG CTTTATACCAGCAAACAGGAGAGAGGGGAAGCGAAATGGAGAACACTGCGTACCAGAGTAGGAAAGCAGAAGACTTGCAGCAAAGACTCAATGCTGCGCGTTCAAAAGGTCATCACGACGAACTG ATCGCCCGAGTGAAACTTCAAGTTCATCAATTGAGCGAACACGAGATGAAGCGGGCGATGGCTGGCCCTTCCAACACTATCGACCTCGACATCCCGGAATCCATCGGCCTTGCGGCTCCGTCGCCAATGCCGTCTTCAGCTAGGCTGATGGATGTGGACATTGGGAGGCTTGGCAAGAGAAGATTATAG